The following proteins are co-located in the Agromyces laixinhei genome:
- a CDS encoding TetR/AcrR family transcriptional regulator produces MTSTASKAPQRADARKNIEKITRAAVECLGRDPDASLGQIAQTAGVGRVTLYGHFPSRELLVEAALVRALADGDEVLETVDLTCEPRQALRSLIEASWQLTAQASTILQAAQATMSPARIHDLHAKPEQRVNDLIRRGQAEGAFRTDLPADWLASTMHHVMKGAAADITAARLDRSNAAHFIAEVILSAYAPPTNQGD; encoded by the coding sequence GTGACCAGCACGGCATCGAAGGCGCCCCAACGGGCGGACGCCCGCAAGAACATCGAGAAGATCACTCGCGCGGCGGTCGAATGCCTCGGCCGTGATCCCGATGCGAGCCTCGGGCAGATCGCGCAGACCGCCGGCGTCGGCCGGGTCACCCTCTACGGCCACTTCCCGTCGCGCGAACTGCTCGTCGAAGCGGCATTGGTGCGCGCTCTCGCCGACGGCGACGAGGTGCTCGAAACCGTCGACCTCACCTGCGAACCGCGCCAGGCGCTGCGGTCGCTGATCGAGGCCAGCTGGCAGTTGACCGCACAGGCGAGCACCATCCTCCAGGCAGCCCAAGCCACCATGTCGCCCGCCCGCATCCACGACCTGCACGCCAAACCCGAGCAGCGCGTCAACGACCTGATCCGACGCGGCCAAGCCGAAGGCGCGTTCCGCACCGACCTCCCCGCCGACTGGCTCGCCAGCACCATGCACCACGTGATGAAAGGTGCCGCGGCCGATATCACGGCCGCACGGCTCGACCGGAGCAACGCTGCACATTTCATCGCCGAAGTGATCCTCAGCGCTTACGCTCCCCCGACGAACCAGGGTGATTGA
- a CDS encoding MFS transporter: MSEHTPENIDTAEATGTPPPVTPHPRRWRILWLVGIAQLMLILDVTVVAIALPHIGADLGLSREALTWVMSGYTLAFGGLLLLGGRAADLFGARRLVLIGLLMFVVASLVAGLAVSGPMLLTGRVGQGVAAAMLSPAALSLVVTLFDGDERNRALGIWSALGGGGAALGVLLGGLLTGGPGWPWVFIVNVPVGFILLLTIRAQLPPQPRPAVTGRLDVLGAVLVTAATGTLIFALIRAGDAGWGGFTGIGLVVASVALYAGFVVRQLTARSPLMDLRLLTRRPVATGTVLILVATALMIMVFFLGTFYLQQYQGFDPLTTGLLFLPVALATMVGANLAGRVVGRLGARMLGVVGLLVAAAGMTVPVLWDGTVAMVVGVTIAAAGTGVAFVVASATALGQIAPHEAGLASGIVSTFHEFGASIGAAVVSSMAAASITGAGAGAGAGSAGTGTAGFERGFTTGAIVAIAAALVVLFITPRPPVANADPIGDNT; this comes from the coding sequence GTGTCCGAGCACACGCCCGAGAACATCGACACCGCTGAAGCCACAGGCACGCCACCGCCGGTCACCCCGCACCCGCGGCGTTGGCGGATCCTGTGGCTGGTCGGCATCGCCCAGCTGATGCTGATCCTCGACGTCACGGTCGTCGCGATCGCGTTGCCGCACATCGGTGCCGATCTCGGGCTCAGCCGTGAAGCGCTGACTTGGGTGATGAGCGGGTACACCCTCGCGTTCGGCGGGCTGTTGCTGCTCGGGGGGCGGGCCGCGGACCTGTTCGGGGCCCGGCGTCTCGTGCTGATCGGCCTGCTGATGTTCGTGGTCGCGTCGCTCGTCGCCGGTCTCGCGGTGTCTGGGCCGATGCTGCTGACCGGCCGGGTCGGGCAGGGCGTCGCAGCGGCGATGCTCTCCCCGGCGGCGCTGTCGTTGGTCGTCACCCTGTTCGACGGCGACGAACGGAACCGGGCGCTCGGCATCTGGTCGGCACTCGGCGGCGGCGGTGCGGCGCTGGGGGTGCTCCTCGGCGGGCTGCTCACCGGCGGCCCCGGGTGGCCGTGGGTGTTCATCGTGAACGTGCCCGTCGGGTTCATCCTGCTGCTCACCATCCGTGCCCAGCTGCCACCGCAGCCACGACCCGCGGTCACCGGCCGACTCGACGTGCTGGGGGCGGTGCTCGTCACCGCCGCAACGGGAACGCTGATCTTCGCCCTCATCCGGGCCGGGGATGCCGGGTGGGGAGGGTTCACCGGGATCGGCCTCGTCGTGGCATCCGTCGCCCTGTATGCCGGCTTCGTGGTGCGTCAGCTCACCGCCCGCAGCCCGCTGATGGACCTCAGGCTGCTGACTCGTCGGCCGGTCGCGACCGGTACGGTGCTCATCCTGGTCGCGACGGCCCTGATGATCATGGTGTTCTTCCTGGGCACCTTCTACCTGCAGCAGTACCAGGGCTTCGACCCGCTCACCACCGGGCTGCTGTTCCTGCCCGTGGCCTTGGCCACCATGGTCGGTGCGAACCTCGCCGGCCGCGTCGTCGGACGACTCGGCGCCCGGATGCTGGGTGTGGTCGGGTTGCTCGTCGCCGCAGCCGGGATGACCGTGCCAGTGCTCTGGGACGGCACCGTGGCGATGGTGGTCGGCGTGACGATCGCCGCCGCCGGCACCGGGGTGGCGTTCGTCGTCGCCTCGGCGACCGCGCTCGGTCAGATCGCACCGCACGAGGCGGGCCTGGCGTCGGGGATCGTGAGCACCTTCCATGAGTTCGGCGCGTCGATCGGCGCTGCCGTCGTCTCGAGCATGGCCGCCGCGAGCATCACCGGAGCCGGAGCCGGAGCCGGAGCCGGCAGTGCCGGTACCGGCACTGCCGGCTTCGAACGCGGATTCACGACCGGCGCGATCGTCGCGATCGCCGCCGCCCTCGTCGTTCTGTTCATCACCCCGCGACCGCCGGTCGCGAACGCCGACCCCATCGGCGACAACACATGA
- a CDS encoding GNAT family N-acetyltransferase: protein MTIRTAVDDDASTIAAIWEAGWRDAHLGKVPDALARVRTTATFVTRARTSIPATLVATSDGVVVGFVMVDHDELAQIYVDARHRGSGVAAALLDAAEHVIAASGYPSAWLAVIAPNERARRFYQRNGWLDDGEFVYRAATQDGAVDVPSRRYTKQVWTDS from the coding sequence ATGACCATTCGCACGGCCGTCGATGACGATGCCTCGACCATCGCGGCGATCTGGGAGGCCGGCTGGCGCGACGCCCACCTCGGCAAAGTCCCTGACGCCCTCGCTCGAGTGCGCACCACGGCCACGTTCGTCACCCGCGCCCGGACGAGCATCCCGGCCACACTCGTCGCCACCAGTGACGGGGTCGTCGTCGGCTTCGTCATGGTCGACCACGACGAGCTCGCACAGATCTACGTCGATGCCCGGCACCGTGGCAGCGGCGTCGCAGCCGCACTTCTCGATGCCGCAGAACACGTGATCGCGGCATCCGGATACCCGAGCGCCTGGCTCGCCGTCATCGCGCCCAATGAACGCGCCCGACGCTTCTACCAGCGGAACGGATGGCTCGACGATGGCGAGTTCGTCTACCGGGCCGCCACGCAGGACGGTGCCGTCGACGTCCCCAGCCGCCGCTATACGAAACAGGTCTGGACGGATTCGTGA
- a CDS encoding dihydrofolate reductase family protein, whose protein sequence is MARRWRVRLPGRHAGRCRRRPQPPLYETGLDGFVTGPNVTREHQLGDGGDVLHQWLETPDPRDTALLEKMAGGVGAVLMGRRSYDLAEGDGGWGDGGPVGAVPCFVLTHEPPELESVHAPSVFTFVTDGIHSAVRQAIATAGENVVAVHGASAARQCLAAGLMDEIQIHLAPVLLGDGTRLFEHLDGRIALERTEAIATPNATHLRFRVLR, encoded by the coding sequence ATGGCTCGACGATGGCGAGTTCGTCTACCGGGCCGCCACGCAGGACGGTGCCGTCGACGTCCCCAGCCGCCGCTATACGAAACAGGTCTGGACGGATTCGTGACTGGACCGAACGTCACCCGGGAACATCAATTGGGAGACGGCGGCGACGTGCTGCATCAGTGGCTGGAAACGCCGGATCCGCGAGATACGGCGCTGCTGGAGAAGATGGCAGGCGGTGTCGGAGCCGTCCTGATGGGCCGGCGATCGTACGACCTGGCCGAAGGCGATGGCGGATGGGGCGACGGTGGTCCGGTCGGTGCGGTGCCGTGCTTCGTGCTCACCCACGAGCCCCCGGAGCTCGAGAGCGTTCACGCACCCTCGGTGTTCACGTTCGTCACCGACGGTATCCACAGTGCCGTGCGTCAAGCAATCGCCACCGCTGGAGAGAACGTCGTCGCCGTGCATGGTGCCAGCGCCGCCCGGCAATGTCTCGCCGCCGGGCTCATGGACGAGATCCAGATCCACCTCGCACCCGTGCTGCTCGGAGATGGCACACGTCTCTTCGAGCACCTTGACGGCCGGATCGCGCTCGAGCGCACGGAGGCGATCGCGACCCCGAACGCGACGCACCTGCGGTTCAGGGTGCTCCGTTGA
- a CDS encoding glutathione peroxidase: MDIREIPLTTIDGDQTSLAAYADRVVMIVNVASKCGLTPQYEKLEALQREYGDRGFTVLGFPCNQFAGQEPGSSDDIKEFCSMTYGVTFPLMEKVKVNGRHRHPLYAELTAVADVAGRAGRVKWNFEKFVVSPDGRVQRFRPATQPDDPAVIAAVETGLAQLRTPDLETT; this comes from the coding sequence GTGGACATCAGAGAGATCCCCCTCACGACGATCGACGGCGACCAGACATCGCTCGCCGCATACGCCGATCGGGTCGTGATGATCGTGAACGTCGCGTCGAAGTGCGGCCTCACTCCGCAGTACGAGAAGCTCGAGGCGTTGCAGCGCGAGTACGGCGACCGCGGGTTCACGGTGCTCGGCTTTCCGTGCAACCAGTTCGCCGGGCAGGAGCCGGGCAGCAGTGACGACATCAAGGAGTTCTGCTCCATGACGTATGGCGTCACGTTCCCGCTCATGGAGAAGGTGAAGGTCAACGGGCGTCACCGGCATCCGCTCTACGCCGAACTCACAGCGGTCGCCGATGTCGCGGGAAGAGCCGGCCGCGTGAAGTGGAACTTCGAGAAGTTCGTGGTGAGCCCCGACGGCCGGGTGCAGCGCTTCCGACCGGCGACGCAACCCGACGATCCCGCCGTGATCGCGGCGGTCGAGACGGGGCTCGCTCAGCTGCGGACTCCTGATCTGGAGACCACCTGA
- a CDS encoding dihydrolipoamide acetyltransferase family protein: protein MSRDFILPDLGEGLTEAEIVAWLVAPGDEVTTDQVVVELESAKSVVQLPTPFAGVVEALGGEVGEVLHAGSVLLTLGSEVGAADAAAPVEGAAPVEVTAPVEVAAPAEPGVVTNDSALAEESGAVLIGYGTRQSTVTKRAASAPKRFGRRSGGSLSTGVSAPATAGGSTGPGSNGATRLDAARRSPVVSPIVRRLAREHGFDASQLLGTGHDHLVMRRDVESFIAELGEPAMTPSAATSAAPSTSSTVTGETPSPVADGEGDRRVPLDRMARAAAAHFSRSRREIPEATVWMDVDATELRGARRQLQEATGERFGITALIARFVVAGLAKHPALNASFDAEREELVYHSAVNLGLAAQTPRGLLVPVVHGAERMPLRALRDAITTRTDEAATGAFSPSALTGGTFTLNNYGTLGVDGSAAIINHPEAAMLGVGRFIERPWVVDGALAVRTVTELTLSFDHRVCDGAEAAALLTFVAQCIERPVSVLAEL from the coding sequence ATGAGCCGCGACTTCATCCTGCCCGACCTCGGCGAGGGCCTCACCGAGGCCGAGATCGTCGCCTGGCTCGTCGCACCCGGCGACGAGGTGACGACCGACCAGGTCGTCGTCGAACTCGAGTCGGCGAAGTCGGTCGTGCAGTTGCCGACGCCGTTCGCGGGTGTCGTCGAGGCGCTCGGCGGCGAGGTCGGCGAGGTGCTGCATGCCGGCAGCGTGCTCCTGACGCTCGGCAGCGAGGTGGGGGCTGCGGATGCCGCGGCGCCCGTTGAGGGCGCGGCGCCTGTTGAGGTCACGGCGCCCGTTGAGGTCGCGGCGCCGGCCGAGCCCGGTGTCGTCACGAACGATTCCGCCCTCGCAGAGGAGTCCGGCGCTGTGCTGATCGGCTACGGCACCCGCCAATCGACCGTCACGAAGCGGGCCGCTTCAGCGCCGAAGCGGTTCGGTCGCCGCAGCGGAGGGTCGCTCAGCACCGGTGTCAGCGCGCCGGCGACCGCCGGTGGCTCGACCGGGCCGGGCTCGAACGGAGCCACCCGGCTCGACGCCGCGCGCCGCTCCCCCGTCGTCTCCCCGATCGTGCGGCGACTCGCTCGCGAACACGGCTTCGACGCCAGCCAGCTGCTCGGCACCGGCCACGACCACCTCGTGATGCGACGTGACGTCGAGTCGTTCATCGCCGAGCTGGGCGAGCCGGCGATGACGCCGAGTGCGGCGACATCCGCTGCCCCCTCGACGTCGTCGACGGTGACCGGCGAGACGCCGTCGCCCGTCGCCGACGGCGAAGGCGACCGTCGTGTGCCGCTCGACCGCATGGCGCGCGCGGCCGCGGCGCACTTCTCGCGCTCGCGCCGCGAGATCCCCGAGGCGACCGTCTGGATGGACGTCGACGCGACGGAACTGCGCGGCGCTCGCCGTCAGCTGCAGGAGGCGACCGGCGAACGGTTCGGCATCACCGCCCTCATCGCCCGCTTCGTCGTCGCCGGGCTCGCGAAGCACCCCGCGCTCAACGCCAGTTTCGACGCCGAACGCGAAGAGCTCGTCTATCACTCGGCCGTGAACCTCGGCCTCGCCGCGCAGACACCTCGGGGCCTGCTCGTTCCGGTCGTGCACGGCGCAGAACGGATGCCGCTGCGCGCGCTGCGCGACGCGATCACGACACGCACCGACGAAGCCGCCACCGGCGCGTTCTCGCCGTCGGCGCTGACCGGCGGCACCTTCACGCTCAACAACTACGGCACGCTCGGTGTCGACGGCTCAGCGGCGATCATCAACCACCCCGAGGCGGCGATGCTGGGCGTCGGCCGGTTCATCGAGCGCCCCTGGGTCGTCGACGGTGCGCTGGCCGTGCGCACGGTGACGGAACTGACGCTGTCGTTCGATCACCGAGTCTGCGACGGTGCCGAGGCCGCGGCCCTTCTCACCTTCGTGGCGCAGTGCATCGAGCGGCCGGTGTCGGTGCTCGCCGAACTCTGA
- a CDS encoding alpha-ketoacid dehydrogenase subunit beta has protein sequence MTATVTSNAPAEASAPTQLTMAGALNAALRDAMAADDRVVVYGEDVGPLGGVFRVTEGLQAEFGDERIWDSPLAESGIVGTAVGMAMYGMRPVVEMQFDAFSYPAFEQMVSHVAKMRNRTKGRVTLPMVVRIPCAGAIGGVEHHSDSSESYWASTPGLTVVMPSNPADAYSMLREAIESDDPVVFMEPKSRYWSKAPLALPVTTAPMDRAEVVREGTDVTLIGYGPTVRTALEAADAAADEGLSIEVVDLRSLSPFDDATVGASVRKTSRAAVIHEAAQFGGYGAEVAARVTERNFHHLAAPVLRIAGFDIPFPSPKLEEYHLPTPDRVLAALDTWEWDA, from the coding sequence ATGACCGCGACCGTGACGAGCAACGCGCCGGCCGAGGCATCCGCCCCGACGCAGTTGACGATGGCCGGCGCTCTGAACGCAGCCCTCCGCGATGCGATGGCGGCCGACGATCGCGTCGTCGTCTACGGCGAAGACGTGGGCCCGCTCGGCGGCGTCTTCCGCGTGACCGAGGGCCTGCAGGCCGAGTTCGGCGACGAGCGCATCTGGGACTCCCCCCTGGCCGAGTCGGGCATCGTCGGCACCGCGGTCGGCATGGCGATGTACGGCATGCGCCCGGTCGTCGAGATGCAGTTCGACGCGTTCAGCTACCCGGCGTTCGAGCAGATGGTCTCGCACGTCGCCAAGATGCGGAACCGCACCAAGGGGCGCGTGACGCTGCCCATGGTCGTGCGCATTCCGTGCGCCGGCGCGATCGGCGGCGTCGAGCACCACTCCGATTCCTCGGAGTCGTACTGGGCGTCGACGCCCGGTCTGACCGTCGTGATGCCGTCGAATCCCGCCGATGCCTACTCGATGCTCCGCGAGGCGATCGAGAGCGACGACCCGGTCGTGTTCATGGAGCCGAAGAGCCGCTACTGGTCGAAGGCGCCGCTCGCCCTGCCGGTGACGACAGCGCCGATGGACCGCGCCGAAGTCGTGCGCGAGGGCACCGACGTGACGCTCATCGGCTACGGACCGACGGTTCGCACGGCGCTCGAAGCGGCCGACGCCGCCGCAGATGAGGGACTCTCGATCGAGGTCGTCGACCTCCGCAGCCTCTCCCCCTTCGACGACGCCACCGTCGGTGCATCCGTGCGAAAGACGTCACGCGCCGCCGTGATCCACGAGGCCGCGCAGTTCGGCGGCTACGGCGCCGAGGTCGCCGCGCGGGTGACCGAGCGCAACTTCCACCACCTCGCGGCCCCGGTGCTGCGCATCGCCGGCTTCGACATCCCGTTCCCCTCGCCGAAACTCGAGGAGTACCACCTGCCGACCCCCGACCGCGTGCTCGCAGCCCTCGACACCTGGGAGTGGGACGCATGA
- the pdhA gene encoding pyruvate dehydrogenase (acetyl-transferring) E1 component subunit alpha, whose translation MSLNVEHVSTRTLPSEKPLRLLDNAGHAVTGAATGGFGLPDTETLLGLYRKMVVARRFDVQVTALTKQGRLATYPSAYGQEACEIGSVAALTAADWLFPTYRDTIALLTRGIEPADILQSFRGDWHNGYDQHAHRTAAQATPLATQALHAVGLSHAARLRRDPIVALTFLGDGATSEGDTHEAFNFAAVWQTPTVFVVQNNQFAISVPLERQTRAATLADKAVGYGMPGYHVDGNDIAAMYAVTRAAVDRAREGGGPTLIEGVTYRIEAHTNSDDPTRYRTARDVEHWKRRDPIERLEKYLVSEGALTEAMRTEIADAAEALAARTREVMTTEAELDPLELFDHVYGRERSALVEQRSALEAELAAGAFAGHQGAAR comes from the coding sequence ATGAGCCTCAACGTCGAGCACGTCTCAACCCGCACCCTGCCGAGCGAGAAACCGCTGCGCCTGCTGGACAATGCCGGCCATGCGGTCACCGGTGCGGCGACCGGCGGCTTCGGCCTCCCCGACACCGAGACGCTGCTCGGGCTCTACCGCAAGATGGTCGTCGCCCGCCGCTTCGACGTGCAGGTCACGGCACTCACAAAGCAAGGGCGGCTCGCCACGTATCCCTCGGCGTACGGCCAGGAGGCCTGCGAGATCGGATCCGTCGCGGCACTCACTGCGGCCGATTGGCTCTTCCCGACCTACCGCGACACCATCGCGCTCCTGACCCGCGGCATCGAGCCCGCCGACATCCTGCAGTCGTTCCGAGGCGATTGGCACAACGGCTACGACCAGCACGCCCACCGCACGGCTGCGCAGGCCACACCGCTCGCGACACAGGCGCTGCACGCTGTCGGACTCTCGCACGCGGCACGTCTGCGCCGCGATCCGATCGTGGCGCTCACCTTTCTCGGCGACGGTGCAACGAGCGAGGGCGACACCCACGAGGCCTTCAACTTCGCGGCGGTCTGGCAGACGCCCACCGTGTTCGTCGTGCAGAACAACCAGTTCGCGATCAGCGTGCCCCTCGAGCGCCAGACCCGCGCCGCGACGCTGGCCGACAAGGCCGTCGGCTACGGCATGCCCGGCTACCACGTCGACGGCAACGACATCGCCGCGATGTACGCCGTCACACGCGCTGCGGTCGACCGTGCGCGCGAGGGCGGCGGCCCCACACTCATCGAGGGCGTGACCTATCGCATCGAGGCGCACACGAACTCCGACGACCCCACCCGCTACCGCACCGCGCGCGACGTCGAGCACTGGAAGCGCCGCGACCCGATCGAGCGTCTCGAGAAGTACCTCGTCTCCGAGGGAGCGCTCACCGAGGCCATGCGCACCGAGATCGCGGATGCCGCGGAGGCGCTCGCCGCCCGTACGCGCGAGGTCATGACGACCGAAGCCGAGCTCGACCCGCTCGAACTCTTCGACCACGTCTACGGGCGGGAGCGCAGCGCCCTCGTCGAGCAGCGTTCGGCCCTCGAGGCCGAGCTCGCGGCCGGCGCGTTCGCGGGCCACCAGGGGGCTGCGCGATGA
- a CDS encoding Lrp/AsnC family transcriptional regulator, with the protein MTQQVPHRNDALDSIDRRIVAELSRDGRLSVRTLAERVHISRTAAHNRVQQLQQRGVITGFGAHIDRKAIGLNISAIVVVRIGEVSWEEIAAKLATLPFVEKVQAVSGDIDIMLTVSAPDHEQLSQAILRDIHDMPGVVSTRSHLILAEIDGHPPAQTLDIWRS; encoded by the coding sequence ATGACCCAGCAGGTACCGCACCGCAACGACGCGCTCGACAGTATCGATCGCCGCATCGTCGCCGAGTTGAGCCGCGACGGCCGTCTCTCGGTGCGCACCCTCGCCGAGCGCGTGCACATCTCGCGCACGGCGGCCCACAACCGGGTGCAACAATTGCAGCAGCGCGGCGTCATCACGGGCTTCGGCGCCCACATCGACCGCAAGGCGATCGGCCTGAACATCTCGGCCATCGTCGTCGTGCGCATCGGCGAGGTCTCGTGGGAGGAGATCGCGGCGAAGCTCGCGACGCTGCCGTTCGTCGAGAAGGTGCAGGCCGTCTCGGGAGACATCGACATCATGCTCACGGTGAGTGCGCCCGACCACGAGCAGCTCAGTCAGGCGATCCTCCGCGACATCCACGACATGCCGGGCGTGGTGTCGACGCGATCGCACCTGATCCTCGCCGAGATCGACGGTCATCCGCCCGCGCAGACGCTGGACATCTGGCGCAGCTGA
- a CDS encoding oxygenase MpaB family protein, giving the protein MHAETTDDERADFRRHGAEGVLLLGGGAAILLQLADPRVARGVAKHSGFRERPLDRLFGTLDYVYAIGFGDERLAAEAVRAVNRLHAPVRGDADGGRPAYSAFDADAQRWVASTLLAVALTLHERLEGPLPAATADGIVRGYAPLGGRLQAAGEGWPETRAEFDDWWHERLVALEVGDEARTVARSLLTGSSALPLGAGVLLPFVRLMTAALLPAPVRAAYGFRWTPRVERVANGWLGVIATVWPLLPRAIRHAPMRASLRRAERRSRYAGTEPRGR; this is encoded by the coding sequence ATGCATGCTGAGACGACCGACGACGAACGCGCGGACTTCCGCCGTCACGGCGCCGAGGGAGTGCTGCTCCTCGGCGGCGGCGCCGCGATCCTGCTGCAACTGGCCGACCCTCGGGTCGCGCGCGGCGTCGCGAAGCACAGCGGGTTCCGCGAACGGCCGCTCGACCGCCTGTTCGGCACGCTCGACTACGTCTACGCGATCGGTTTCGGCGACGAGCGGCTCGCTGCCGAGGCGGTGCGCGCCGTCAATCGCCTCCATGCCCCGGTACGCGGCGATGCCGATGGCGGCCGACCCGCGTACAGCGCGTTCGACGCGGACGCACAGCGATGGGTGGCCTCCACCCTGCTCGCCGTCGCACTGACGCTGCACGAGAGGCTCGAGGGACCGCTGCCGGCTGCGACCGCCGACGGCATCGTTCGCGGGTACGCACCGCTCGGCGGGCGGCTCCAGGCCGCCGGTGAGGGCTGGCCCGAGACCCGTGCCGAGTTCGACGACTGGTGGCACGAACGGCTCGTCGCACTCGAGGTCGGCGACGAGGCGCGCACCGTCGCGAGGAGCCTGCTGACCGGGTCATCCGCTCTGCCGCTCGGCGCGGGGGTGCTGCTGCCGTTCGTGCGCCTCATGACGGCCGCACTGCTGCCCGCGCCGGTCAGAGCGGCCTACGGCTTTCGGTGGACGCCTCGCGTCGAACGCGTCGCGAACGGATGGCTCGGCGTGATCGCCACGGTCTGGCCGCTCCTCCCCCGAGCGATCAGGCACGCGCCGATGCGTGCATCCCTGCGGCGCGCAGAACGTCGCAGCCGGTACGCTGGGACTGAACCACGAGGACGATGA
- a CDS encoding glycoside hydrolase family 3 N-terminal domain-containing protein, translating into MRVTRTARLPLLMAAVLFAMTACAGTAASRDTSPSAAPTQGAAPAPAPIDPIAEWVDERMSQLTVQQKAAALLMVHAPGLDPAPVRAYVDAGVSGVILMGDNVPAGPVELAAFTAAVQSGLETPVLIGIDEEGGEVQRLPWDGAPAADTLRAEPPAAAQAAFAARAAALADSGVTVNFGIVADVTPDPDSFIFGRVLGTDPVGAAERVSGAVAGERGVVASTLKHFPGHGAAPGDSHSSVPSAALTIDEWRAGPALPFASGIDAGAELVMTGHLSYPAVDPAPASLSPEWHRLLRDELGFDGVIVTDDMLMLQHNGLAEYADPGENAVRAVAAGADLLLYVLPADPASVGISIDGLVGAIVGAVQTGRITPVQLDAAVERVLTLRRTLSS; encoded by the coding sequence GTGCGAGTCACCCGAACAGCGAGACTGCCGCTCCTGATGGCGGCGGTGCTCTTCGCGATGACGGCATGCGCCGGCACTGCCGCGAGTCGCGATACGTCGCCTTCGGCCGCACCGACCCAGGGCGCCGCTCCTGCTCCGGCGCCGATCGACCCGATCGCGGAGTGGGTCGACGAACGGATGTCGCAGCTCACGGTCCAGCAGAAGGCGGCGGCGCTGCTCATGGTGCACGCACCGGGCCTCGACCCCGCACCCGTGCGCGCCTACGTCGACGCGGGCGTGTCGGGAGTCATCCTCATGGGCGACAACGTGCCCGCCGGCCCGGTCGAGCTCGCAGCCTTCACGGCAGCCGTGCAGTCCGGCCTCGAGACACCAGTGCTCATCGGCATCGACGAGGAGGGCGGCGAGGTGCAGCGCCTGCCGTGGGACGGCGCGCCGGCCGCCGACACCCTGCGCGCGGAGCCGCCTGCAGCCGCACAGGCGGCATTCGCCGCCCGGGCCGCCGCGCTCGCCGACAGCGGCGTGACCGTGAACTTCGGCATCGTCGCCGATGTCACGCCCGACCCCGACTCGTTCATCTTCGGGCGCGTGCTCGGCACCGACCCCGTCGGGGCGGCCGAGCGGGTTTCGGGTGCCGTCGCGGGGGAGCGCGGAGTCGTGGCGAGCACCCTCAAGCACTTCCCGGGCCACGGTGCCGCACCCGGCGACTCGCACTCGAGCGTGCCGTCTGCTGCCCTCACGATCGACGAATGGCGGGCCGGCCCTGCGTTGCCGTTCGCGAGCGGCATCGACGCCGGTGCCGAACTCGTCATGACGGGCCATCTCAGTTATCCCGCGGTGGATCCGGCTCCGGCGTCACTCTCGCCGGAATGGCACCGCCTGCTCCGAGACGAGCTCGGCTTCGACGGCGTCATCGTGACCGACGACATGCTCATGCTCCAGCACAACGGCTTGGCCGAGTATGCGGATCCGGGGGAGAACGCCGTGCGTGCCGTGGCGGCTGGAGCCGATCTCCTGCTGTACGTACTGCCGGCGGATCCCGCATCGGTGGGCATTTCCATCGACGGACTCGTCGGCGCGATCGTCGGGGCAGTGCAGACGGGGCGCATCACGCCGGTGCAACTCGACGCCGCGGTCGAGCGGGTCCTCACCCTGCGTCGCACGCTTTCGAGCTGA
- a CDS encoding YceI family protein, with amino-acid sequence MTTTASTIEIPGYRAGSWKIDPTHSEVGFSIRHIMISKVKGKFERFDATFITAENPLDSSVTASAEVASVTTNEPNRDAHLRTGDFFEAETYPTIDFVSTGVRVEKGDFKVDGDLTIRGITKPVTFDFDFGGFGGDPFGNYKGGATAKAVVNREDFGLQYNAALETGGVLLGDQVTITLELQAALEQ; translated from the coding sequence ATGACGACCACCGCATCGACGATCGAAATCCCCGGGTACCGCGCCGGCAGCTGGAAGATCGACCCCACTCACAGCGAGGTCGGCTTCAGCATCCGCCACATCATGATCAGCAAGGTGAAGGGCAAGTTCGAGCGCTTCGACGCGACCTTCATCACGGCCGAGAACCCGCTCGACTCGAGTGTGACCGCGTCGGCCGAGGTCGCCTCCGTGACCACGAACGAGCCGAACCGCGACGCACACCTGCGCACCGGCGACTTCTTCGAGGCCGAGACCTACCCGACGATCGACTTCGTCTCGACCGGCGTGCGCGTCGAGAAGGGCGACTTCAAGGTCGACGGTGACCTCACGATCCGCGGCATCACGAAGCCGGTCACGTTCGACTTCGACTTCGGCGGCTTCGGCGGCGACCCCTTCGGCAACTACAAGGGCGGCGCTACGGCGAAGGCTGTCGTCAACCGCGAGGACTTCGGTCTGCAGTACAACGCGGCGCTCGAGACCGGCGGCGTGCTGCTCGGCGACCAGGTGACGATCACGCTCGAGCTGCAGGCCGCCCTCGAGCAGTAG